ATCAATTatcgcaccttcatttccatgccaaaATAACACACATAGTGTAGCATATCATAAGGAACCATAAATGAAGGTCCCCGAGAACAACAGGGGCCAAACAATTTTACTGAAAATAAGCAGCTACGAAGATGAAAATTTACATGATTCGCATATCGGACAGTGCAATAGGCAGACGCAGGAGACGAGATCACATATTGCATTCGAAGGACAGAGGAAGAGGAAATGAGAGAgacagaaaaagagaagaagaagaattagaagagggagatgatgatttAAAGAGAATCACACTTAGTGGGCTTGAAAGAGAGCGTGTTCTGAGCATTGTTGTAAAGGATATGGAAGTTTTGCTGCTGTATGTTTCCGAAGATGGAAGGATTCCCCGATGGTTCACCCAACATTGCCAGGCACAAGAGATTTTCAGATGCCTGAATGAAAAAGTTGTCTGCCGGAAGCTCGTAATCCACGCCGCCTTTGAAGTTGAAGACGAGGGTTGGCAAGGTGAGGTGAGCGGATGATGTGTGGTAACAAAGATCCAAACCTGTAGAAGACCCGTCTACAGGAGTGAGATCAATGGCGGACTGAATTGCTTCCTTAAGAGGAGAGTAGGCAGCCTGGTCCAGAATGGTAACAGTGGTTCCGGAGTCGATGATCATACCTCCGCTGCCGTCGGATTGCAGATCGAAAGTTCCAGGAGGAATATctagtgccttaccattgagggtgATTCCTGTAATAGGAATGTACCAGAAAGTGGGAATGATACTGCTCTTGATGAGTGGGAGAGTCTTGGCTCCTCCGCTCAAGGAAGCACCCTCGCCGAAAAAGAGGGGGCTGGTTTGTGAAGAAGAGTCGGTGATGGGCAAAAGACAGTAAGAGAACATGTTCTCTGCTTTGGAACCCAGCTGTGAGATAAGGGAGAGACCACCTCTTCCCAGTCCCACAAGGCCACCACCCTGAGAGAATCCTTGTCCTTCgttgtcatgcccgcatccaaatgCAATGCCTTTAACCTTGCTGCTCCCAATTGACAATGTCTCGTAAGCCAGGTCGC
This genomic interval from Cryptomeria japonica unplaced genomic scaffold, Sugi_1.0 HiC_scaffold_193, whole genome shotgun sequence contains the following:
- the LOC131868024 gene encoding aspartic proteinase nepenthesin-1-like, with protein sequence MGRSKLLGFVVLMCFTIPTISCSSDRLFSGWPKSSSDENVKIRVNMTRRSERELGFSERLGLAVDRSKKRMKKIEALIRGQLDAETPVEVGDGEFLMSVALGTPSVSFEAIVDTGSDLIWTQCKPCKDCFSQPTPIFDPSKSSTFSTIPCGDSLCDALGSTQTGCNPDCTFMYQYGDGSFTSGDLAYETLSIGSSKVKGIAFGCGHDNEGQGFSQGGGLVGLGRGGLSLISQLGSKAENMFSYCLLPITDSSSQTSPLFFGEGASLSGGAKTLPLIKSSIIPTFWYIPITGITLNGKALDIPPGTFDLQSDGSGGMIIDSGTTVTILDQAAYSPLKEAIQSAIDLTPVDGSSTGLDLCYHTSSAHLTLPTLVFNFKGGVDYELPADNFFIQASENLLCLAMLGEPSGNPSIFGNIQQQNFHILYNNAQNTLSFKPTKCDSL